A window of the Archocentrus centrarchus isolate MPI-CPG fArcCen1 chromosome 17, fArcCen1, whole genome shotgun sequence genome harbors these coding sequences:
- the LOC115795368 gene encoding uncharacterized protein LOC115795368 isoform X3 — translation MDGLDDVTVSVLNAANIDEVLIHTLSRDDLRDLFPGPENFLRRKQLWAHLHKEEDYSTLPDKAGPGEAGTRSSPKGTPPSPQTSTPLVKKTPEKTLQLPSPPEYVIYTDGELELARKHYFEMACTGREGEAAMSKELRCRLVRNTVTSMISILRANRQGEELRYPSKYDVTAMAKKLVEYYPMLQDNDLPAKYTSMYSYLQKRILNIKSPRKRQGPTPERGRSKKRRHIEFSPSDQGEDDDADSSGGSTILLPPVSSSDGDSSVNMDSLATQARHYKTLQDLYKKPKPNRDAVCQILDLEFQSRRAFIDSDVLKEEDRPTKILEAYPCFKELHNQWSQPLPDHRDWPHGRDCFNV, via the exons ATGGATGGACTAGATGATGTTACAGTATCAGTTCTAAATG CTGCCAACATAGATGAGGTTTTAATCCACACCCTCAGTCGTGATGATTTAAGAGATCTTTTTCCTGGTCCAGAAAACTTTCTCAGGAGGAAACAGTTGTGGGCTCATCTTCACAAAGAG GAGGACTATTCCACCTTACCAGACAAAGCTGGCCCTGGTGAAGCAGGAACTAGGTCTTCACCTAAAGGAACACCTCCATCTCCCCAGACATCCACTCCTTTGGTAAAGAAAACCCCAGAGAAGACTCTACAGCTTCCCAGTCCTCCTGAATATGTGATCTATACAGATGGTGAGCTGGAACTAGCTCGGAAACACTATTTTGAGATGGCCTGCACTGGTAGAGAGGGAGAAGCTGCCATGTCCAAAGAGCTGAGATGCAGGCTGGTGAGAAACACTGTCACCAGCATGATTTCAATCTTGAGAGCAAATCGACAAGGAGAGGAGTTACGATACCCGTCCAAGTACGATGTTACTGCCATGGCTAAGAAACTAGTGGAGTATTATCCCATGCTACAGGATAACGACTTACCTGCCAAATAT ACGAGCATGTACAGTTATCTTCAGAAGAGGATCCTGAATATTAAGTCCCCTCGAAAGAGGCAGGGTCCCACACCAGAGAGGGGCCGTTCAAAAAAAAGGCGCCACATTGAGTTCTCACCAAGTGACCagggagaagatgatgatgCAGATTCAAGTGGCGGATCAACGATTCTTTTGCCACCAGTGAGCAGTTCTGATGGCGACAGTTCAG TCAACATGGATAGTCTAGCAACACAGGCCAGGCATTACAAGACTCTGCAGGACCTGTATAAGAAGCCAAAACCCAACCGAGATGCTGTTTGCCAAATTCTTGACCTTGAGTTTCAATCAAGAAGAGCCTTCATTGACAGCGATgttctgaaagaagaagatagGCCAACAAAGATTCTAGAGGCATATCCATGTTTCAAGGAGCTTCACAAT CAGTGGTCACAACCACTACCAGACCATAGAGACTGGCCACATGGACGGGACTGCTTTAACGTCTAA
- the LOC115795368 gene encoding uncharacterized protein LOC115795368 isoform X1, producing the protein MDGLDDVTVSVLNAANIDEVLIHTLSRDDLRDLFPGPENFLRRKQLWAHLHKEEDYSTLPDKAGPGEAGTRSSPKGTPPSPQTSTPLVKKTPEKTLQLPSPPEYVIYTDGELELARKHYFEMACTGREGEAAMSKELRCRLVRNTVTSMISILRANRQGEELRYPSKYDVTAMAKKLVEYYPMLQDNDLPAKYTSMYSYLQKRILNIKSPRKRQGPTPERGRSKKRRHIEFSPSDQGEDDDADSSGGSTILLPPVSSSDGDSSVNMDSLATQARHYKTLQDLYKKPKPNRDAVCQILDLEFQSRRAFIDSDVLKEEDRPTKILEAYPCFKELHNMMDELRRILDKNNNKFITEVKARWEDFCSMVQFHGLWKKVLKPPMIIV; encoded by the exons ATGGATGGACTAGATGATGTTACAGTATCAGTTCTAAATG CTGCCAACATAGATGAGGTTTTAATCCACACCCTCAGTCGTGATGATTTAAGAGATCTTTTTCCTGGTCCAGAAAACTTTCTCAGGAGGAAACAGTTGTGGGCTCATCTTCACAAAGAG GAGGACTATTCCACCTTACCAGACAAAGCTGGCCCTGGTGAAGCAGGAACTAGGTCTTCACCTAAAGGAACACCTCCATCTCCCCAGACATCCACTCCTTTGGTAAAGAAAACCCCAGAGAAGACTCTACAGCTTCCCAGTCCTCCTGAATATGTGATCTATACAGATGGTGAGCTGGAACTAGCTCGGAAACACTATTTTGAGATGGCCTGCACTGGTAGAGAGGGAGAAGCTGCCATGTCCAAAGAGCTGAGATGCAGGCTGGTGAGAAACACTGTCACCAGCATGATTTCAATCTTGAGAGCAAATCGACAAGGAGAGGAGTTACGATACCCGTCCAAGTACGATGTTACTGCCATGGCTAAGAAACTAGTGGAGTATTATCCCATGCTACAGGATAACGACTTACCTGCCAAATAT ACGAGCATGTACAGTTATCTTCAGAAGAGGATCCTGAATATTAAGTCCCCTCGAAAGAGGCAGGGTCCCACACCAGAGAGGGGCCGTTCAAAAAAAAGGCGCCACATTGAGTTCTCACCAAGTGACCagggagaagatgatgatgCAGATTCAAGTGGCGGATCAACGATTCTTTTGCCACCAGTGAGCAGTTCTGATGGCGACAGTTCAG TCAACATGGATAGTCTAGCAACACAGGCCAGGCATTACAAGACTCTGCAGGACCTGTATAAGAAGCCAAAACCCAACCGAGATGCTGTTTGCCAAATTCTTGACCTTGAGTTTCAATCAAGAAGAGCCTTCATTGACAGCGATgttctgaaagaagaagatagGCCAACAAAGATTCTAGAGGCATATCCATGTTTCAAGGAGCTTCACAAT ATGATGGATGAGCTACGGCGGATCCTGgataagaacaacaacaaattcaTAACTGAAGTAAAGGCAAGATGGGAGGACTTCTGCTCCATGGTTCAGTTTCATGGTCTTTGGAAGAAGGTGTTAAAGCCACCGATGATTATAGTCTGA
- the LOC115795368 gene encoding uncharacterized protein LOC115795368 isoform X2 yields MDGLDDVTVSVLNAANIDEVLIHTLSRDDLRDLFPGPENFLRRKQLWAHLHKEEDYSTLPDKAGPGEAGTRSSPKGTPPSPQTSTPLVKKTPEKTLQLPSPPEYVIYTDGELELARKHYFEMACTGREGEAAMSKELRCRLVRNTVTSMISILRANRQGEELRYPSKYDVTAMAKKLVEYYPMLQDNDLPAKYTSMYSYLQKRILNIKSPRKRQGPTPERGRSKKRRHIEFSPSDQGEDDDADSSGGSTILLPPVSSSDGDSSVNMDSLATQARHYKTLQDLYKKPKPNRDAVCQILDLEFQSRRAFIDSDVLKEEDRPTKILEAYPCFKELHNSTPRRLMECEMIECSLAASTSETHMNMETQTSLQVD; encoded by the exons ATGGATGGACTAGATGATGTTACAGTATCAGTTCTAAATG CTGCCAACATAGATGAGGTTTTAATCCACACCCTCAGTCGTGATGATTTAAGAGATCTTTTTCCTGGTCCAGAAAACTTTCTCAGGAGGAAACAGTTGTGGGCTCATCTTCACAAAGAG GAGGACTATTCCACCTTACCAGACAAAGCTGGCCCTGGTGAAGCAGGAACTAGGTCTTCACCTAAAGGAACACCTCCATCTCCCCAGACATCCACTCCTTTGGTAAAGAAAACCCCAGAGAAGACTCTACAGCTTCCCAGTCCTCCTGAATATGTGATCTATACAGATGGTGAGCTGGAACTAGCTCGGAAACACTATTTTGAGATGGCCTGCACTGGTAGAGAGGGAGAAGCTGCCATGTCCAAAGAGCTGAGATGCAGGCTGGTGAGAAACACTGTCACCAGCATGATTTCAATCTTGAGAGCAAATCGACAAGGAGAGGAGTTACGATACCCGTCCAAGTACGATGTTACTGCCATGGCTAAGAAACTAGTGGAGTATTATCCCATGCTACAGGATAACGACTTACCTGCCAAATAT ACGAGCATGTACAGTTATCTTCAGAAGAGGATCCTGAATATTAAGTCCCCTCGAAAGAGGCAGGGTCCCACACCAGAGAGGGGCCGTTCAAAAAAAAGGCGCCACATTGAGTTCTCACCAAGTGACCagggagaagatgatgatgCAGATTCAAGTGGCGGATCAACGATTCTTTTGCCACCAGTGAGCAGTTCTGATGGCGACAGTTCAG TCAACATGGATAGTCTAGCAACACAGGCCAGGCATTACAAGACTCTGCAGGACCTGTATAAGAAGCCAAAACCCAACCGAGATGCTGTTTGCCAAATTCTTGACCTTGAGTTTCAATCAAGAAGAGCCTTCATTGACAGCGATgttctgaaagaagaagatagGCCAACAAAGATTCTAGAGGCATATCCATGTTTCAAGGAGCTTCACAAT